The genomic segment TCGCTAATTCCACCAATACCAAAAAATGTAATTCTTCCTATTTTTTTTGTCGGGAAATTTAGCTTAAAAGTTAAATCCTGATAATTAGGGACAGCCTTTCCTGTTCCAACGCTGATACCCATTGCTTGCAATGCACCCATTGTTGAATAACGATAATTTATTAAATATGATGAGTTGTTTTTTTTAGAAATAGGACCTTCTGCTCCAAGTTCAAAACCATTAAACCCAACTTGTCCGAGAAATTCATGCTTCTCGTAATTTCCATTTCGCATTTTCAGGTCAAACACACCTGAGTATGCATTACCATATTCGGCAGGAAAAGCAGCGGTCATAAAATCCGAATTAGAAAGAACATTATTATTTAACATGCTTACAGGACCACCAGTTGCACCAAGTTGCCCGAAGTGATTAGGGTTTGGAATATCAACACCTTCTAACTTCCATAATAAACCTGCCGGAGAATTACCACGAATTACAATATCGTTAAGGGCATCGTTTGAAGTACAGACACCTGCATAATTTGCAGCCATTCTCGAAACATCATTCCTCGCTCCTGCATATCGCTGGCTTTCTTCAATAGAAAAAGTTCTGGCACTAATGCTTGTCATCTTATTTAAAACTTCTCCTTTTCGTGAAGCGGTTATTACAACCTCCTCCATTTTCTGGACTTTCTCTTCCATTTCAATGTTTACTATCAATTCCTTACCTGAAATAAGATTAAGATTATTTAATGTAACAGTATGATATCCTATATATCGGACTTGTAAACTGATCCTTCCGACAGCAACATTTTTTAAAACAAAATAACCTTCGTTATTTGTAATTGTTCCAACAGGCGGGTCTGTTTCCAATAATATTACCGTAGCCCCTGGAAGTGTTGCCTGTGTTTGTTTTTCTATTATTTGCCCTCTGATTGTTTGAGTAACACCCTGTGCATTAGCACCTGACACGACAGTTGTTAATAGAACAACAAAAATTATTTTTAGTATATTCATAATTATTTATTTTGTGTTAATTATTTTTTGGATTACATAATATATATTTTTTATATTCCTTTTCAATTTCCCAATATCCAGATTCTTTGACTTTTTCTATTGTTTTTTTTCTTGGCTGATGTCCGTCTTCAAGAATTAAGATACAGTTAGACTTTCCAATTCTATTTAATTCAGCTAAAAAACTTTTATAATCTTTTACCATGTGAAACATATCAAGTGCATATATTAAATCGGCTGTATTATTAGATATCTCAAGCTTATTTCCATCTGTTTGAAAAGTTTTTACATTATCTAAATTATATTTCGCAATTATTTTTTTTACAAATTTAATTGCTAATTCATGAATATCAACAGCATAAACTAATCCCTCATTTCCAACTAA from the Bacteroidota bacterium genome contains:
- a CDS encoding class I SAM-dependent methyltransferase encodes the protein NTMKKNKSISKFEKMPNIAFRIMSLIFKVRNLFKPFGENIDKFGIQKNSIVVDYGCGPGMHIRKASELVGNEGLVYAVDIHELAIKFVKKIIAKYNLDNVKTFQTDGNKLEISNNTADLIYALDMFHMVKDYKSFLAELNRIGKSNCILILEDGHQPRKKTIEKVKESGYWEIEKEYKKYILCNPKNN